TCTCCATAATCCTTCGTTTAGTTGAATTTTACCTATACGTTTTACTTGAGCGCGGTCTTCTAAAAGCGTAACAACTGAAATGGGCGCATCGATAGTTAATTCTTGAATAATTGTAGTCGGGGATTGAACTGATTGCATATTAAGAAAGAGTCAGAATTGTCTTGAAATAAAGCTTGTTTGTAGTGAGGACTTTAGTCTTCAGTTTAAAAACTGAAGTTTTTATGAAAAAGTTTGTAGTGAAGACTTTAGTCTTCAAATCGGAAGAAAGGACTGAAGTCCTTACTACAAACGAGGGATTAACTTGCTGAATTTTCTAACAAAAAGTCATCAAATAGGGAGATTAATTCATCATCAAATGAGTTATTATCGTCGTGCGATCGCTTAATCAGCAAATCCAAGTGATTTTTTAAGTCTCCCATCACTGGTTCTATTTCCGACATCACGATATCGTCTCTCAAATTGCCCAGTTCTGAAGAATTTCCCAAATGTTCTACCAATTCTTTGAGAGCGCAAAATACTTGCATAAAAAGGTCTTTTAGCTTTTGGTCAATTTTAATCGAACCTTCCAATTGCAAAACTTGAAAACAAGATTTTAAAAAGCAGCTAGTCCGGGAAATGCTGTCTATACCGAGCATAGCCGATCCGGTAGTTAAAGAGTTAGAAGCACACACGAGATCTTCGATAATTCGACATTCATCAAACCTGTTATGAAAATTTAGTAAAAGTTGTTCGATCGTACTCAGGTTATTTTTCGTTTCTTCGATATAATAACCCATGATTTTTTGTTGTAGTTCCCGCTGCATAATTTTGCCCCCGATCAGTCTGTTTGCCACAACGGATAATTGTTTAAATAATGCTGAATTCGACTACCGATCCCTGAAAATTGCTTTTTTATGCGGATTGAGTTTGATAGCCACTCAACAATTATTCCCTACGATTCCCACCAACAAGTTCATTATCCACAAATGTTTTAATCATGTAGTCAACGGATAAAGTAGCTTGCTTTTTAGCTGCCAACTTAATCCGCCAGCGATAACCGCCTTGGATAGGTGTTTCACGTTCGACTTGGTTATATAGTTCCCAATCTGGCGAAACTTTTTCGATCTGCACATCCACTTTAGCTCCCTCTTGGGGAATGGGGATGCGTTCCCGCACTTCTATTTTGGCTTCTCTGGGTAGGTGGTTGACAAGCTCGATTTTGATTTGGTGATGCAGTTGGTTAAAGGCTACGATCGTTTCATCGGAACGAGCTTCCGAATAAAATGTATTGCGGGCTACTTTAATCGCTTGTTCGACTCCCAAGCCTAATTCCATTTTTCCTTTGGGCGGAACGGTGGTAATGTTACTAGATAAGATGTATTCACCATCCACGTAGACATCAGTAGGGCCACTGAGTAAAGGTGCTGAGAGGGGATTGCGAAGCTGAGCGATTCTAAAAACGTTGGTATCTTCGCGAGGAACGACGACGTAGCGCACATCCACTTGGGTAGTTTGACTGGTGAGCGCTACAGAATGGAATTGACCGTTGGAGGGAATATCCACTCGTCCGTCGGCGCTATAAGCATAATCAAAAGAACCTGCGGCTTGTCGAACATCAATTCCGCCGAGGGGAAGCTGTAGAGAAAGGCATTTTCGAGCGTTGGATACTGCTTTTTCGATGACTTTAGGGATGTTAAAAGAGACAGACAATTCCTGACGGCGGAGCATTTTTAAATAAAATTCGTCCCGTTGTTCGATCGATAATTTACCGCGCTTGGCTCTATCTTCGGGATCGCCCATTATCATTAAGCTGTAGGCAAGTAAATCAGTTTTAAAGTCTATTTCTTGGGCTGTTTGGCTAACTTTTGCTATGGTTAGCATACCACTTCCTGCGGGTGATGCCTGTTTTTTGTAGTTGGTTGTTTGCGATGACAATCCTTCTTTTAAAGGTAGTAATTGATCGATCTCTTCTTCGTCGAATGATGGTTCTACACTACCCATAAAAAATTCATCCGAATCGCTACTTGTCTGTCCTAAACCGCCAAATAAATTATCCGTAGAATCATTTACAGAGCGCGGTAATGATGTTTCTGTTTCTGTTATTATTCCAAAGGAAACTTCTAATTCAGCATAATCATTATCAGATGCGCTCATTGGTGTGGGTAGCCCTCTGGTTTCTCCAAATTTTGCAGTATCTTCGGTTAATTCCTCTGTTTTACCAACCGAATCAGCGGCTTTCCAATAACTGTTTAAGTTTGCTAATGGAGATATTATCGATGGAAGAGAAAAACTTCTAACCGCGTACTTATCAGCTTTACTTTCCACAATAGTTTGCTGTCGATCGAAATCTT
The window above is part of the Leptolyngbyaceae cyanobacterium genome. Proteins encoded here:
- a CDS encoding mucoidy inhibitor MuiA family protein, which produces LPIPPPPHPLSPPQKMVAQLSSRIDAVKVYAAGATVTRIAELNLPAEGLPEQVEISGLPLALDDSSVRVRVESSENLNLISLHAADIRIGLAVPPPPETPPPPLEEEVRAAKREVEKIENLIALIEQEIKALNKLQVPDRPKVELGSAPPPSPTNARLALTNFSDEQIRARMQEKRENVEKLQKAKEHLADLEQKQSLASNAKNAKAKDLLKTAIVSLSYEGEAPVNQRINLLLEYFVPGARWTPTYVCRLNSVENTATIAVRSLICQQTGEDWSGVRLQLSTALPLSWCELPELSSLRIGKAQPPLKKAGWRKPPVGAEILFEDFDRQQTIVESKADKYAVRSFSLPSIISPLANLNSYWKAADSVGKTEELTEDTAKFGETRGLPTPMSASDNDYAELEVSFGIITETETSLPRSVNDSTDNLFGGLGQTSSDSDEFFMGSVEPSFDEEEIDQLLPLKEGLSSQTTNYKKQASPAGSGMLTIAKVSQTAQEIDFKTDLLAYSLMIMGDPEDRAKRGKLSIEQRDEFYLKMLRRQELSVSFNIPKVIEKAVSNARKCLSLQLPLGGIDVRQAAGSFDYAYSADGRVDIPSNGQFHSVALTSQTTQVDVRYVVVPREDTNVFRIAQLRNPLSAPLLSGPTDVYVDGEYILSSNITTVPPKGKMELGLGVEQAIKVARNTFYSEARSDETIVAFNQLHHQIKIELVNHLPREAKIEVRERIPIPQEGAKVDVQIEKVSPDWELYNQVERETPIQGGYRWRIKLAAKKQATLSVDYMIKTFVDNELVGGNRRE